Below is a window of Yersinia kristensenii DNA.
GGAAGCGTTTAAAATTGTAATCTAATGATGCATAACCGCGAGATGTGGATTTCAGGCGGTCAAAGAAATCGAGCACCACTTCAGCCATCGGTATTTCGTACGTCAGCGCCACTTGGTTACCGTGGTAAACCATGTTGGTCTGCATACCGCGCTTTTCAATACACAATGTAATGACGTTACCCAAGTATTCCTGTGGCAACAGCATATGACATTCAGCAATAGGTTCGCGTAGTTCCTCAATGTTATTCAAGGCTGGCAGCTTGGAAGGGCTATCGACATAAACCGTTTCCTGAGCAGTTGTAATCACTTCATACACCACCGTGGGTGCTGTAGTGATAAGTTCCAGATCGTACTCACGCTCCAAACGTTCCTGAATGATTTCCATATGCAGTAAGCCCAGGAAACCACAGCGGAAACCAAAACCCAGTGCTGTAGAACTTTCTGGCTCATAGAACAAAGAGGCATCATTAAGGCTCAACTTGCCTAATGCATCGCGGAAAGCTTCATAGTCATCAGAGCTAATCGGGAACAGACCCGCATAAACCTGTGGTTTGACTTTCTTAAAACCAGGTAATGATTTTTCAGCCGGGTTACGGGCCAATGTCAGCGTATCACCGACCGGCGCACCCAGAATGTCTTTTATCGCACAGACCAGCCAACCTACTTCGCCACAGTTCAGTACGTCACGATCAACACGTTTTGGTGTAAAGATACCCAACCGGTCAGCGTTGTAGCTCTGGCCAGTACTCATAACCTTAACTTTATCGCCTTTACGCAACGAACCATTCTTGATACGGATTAATGATACGACACCCAGATAGTTATCAAACCAGGAGTCAATAATCAGTGCCTGTAATGGGCCATCCGGATCGCCCTGAGGCGGCGGAATATCGCGCACCAGTCGCTCAAGAATATCAGGAACACCTACACCGGTTTTTGCTGAGCAACGCACTGCATCAGTCGCATCAATACCGACGATGTCTTCAATTTCTTCAGCAACGCGCTCTGGGTCTGCCGCAGGCAAGTCAATTTTGTTCAGAACTGGAACAACTTCCAGATTCATTTCCATCGCCGTATAGCAGTTTGCCAGCGTTTGCGCTTCAACACCCTGCCCTGCGTCAACGACCAATAAAGCCCCTTCACAAGCCGCCAAGGAGCGGGAAACTTCATAAGAGAAGTCAACGTGGCCGGGAGTATCGATAAAATTAAGTTGATAGGTTTGACCATCTTTTGCGTGGTAATCAAGTGTCACACTCTGTGCCTTGATGGTAATACCACGCTCACGCTCCAGATCCATAGAATCCAGTACTTGAGCGGCCATTTCTCGCTCAGATAAACCGCCACAAATCTGAATAATACGGTCCGACAGTGTCGATTTACCGTGGTCAATATGGGCAATAATAGAAAAGTTTCTTATGTGCTTCATTTATATGAATTTTTCTCTAGTCGTTGTCTTTAATTAATTATTGGTGGACACAGCGATGGACTCAAACCCAAAACTACCCACATAAATATGCACGCATCTTACACTGTAAGTCAGCCTCGTGAAAGGCATCACACTTAGCTTGTTACCTCATTTATGCTGTTAAAATGTATCAGCGCCTCTCCATTGGCTGTTATAGCCAAGATGCCATACTGGCTCAACAACTCATACCCTTCTATTCTATAAATCTTTATTAAATCACTTTAGGAAAATGCTCATTTACCCTCTTGATAAAAAGCCTAATGTATTAATGTAATTCAATAATAACCAAGTGAAATATCTACTTGGCGGCTGAAAGGAGTATATTATGATCGACGAAGGAAAAATACTTAGCCGCCATGAGTTAAGAAGTAAAAACTCAAAATTAACTATTGGCATAATAGTGTTTATATTAGGATTGAGCTTTGTAATAATTAGCTTATCAATTACTACGTCTATCTTTTCAACACCCTCAATTCTTTCAATGCTATGTGTTGCTATTGCCGGTATATCATTAAGTCTATTAATTCATTCGGGTTTATACAATAATCCAATATTCACCTACTTTCTTTATGAAAAAGGCATTCGTGTTTTTAATCATGACAATGGGAGTGTTTATTTTATCTCATTTAACAAAATAGAATATATTTATAAATATCACACAGGAATAGATCCTAATGGTAAAATTAATACCATGGCATTCCGCACATCAAAAAACAAATCTTGGAATATTATTAATAATAATATAACCAATGCATACCCCCTCATAAATACGATAATTCATCAGCAAATTATGCAGGTCGGTTTAATAAGCTTAAATACATTATCACGAGGTAAAACAATCGTATTCGATATAGTGCGAAAGAATGAGCGCTGGTCAAGACTACGCCCATCTAATATCCATAAGATGAAAAAAATTCAGATAGATACGATCCCTCTGTCACTCAGTGCACACTCATTAGTCACAAAAAAAGGTACGATTAACATTGAGGATATATTACGCATCGAAACGTTACGTGAAGCACGTCATGACAAGATAAGATTATTTGATGCGAAAGGTAACATACTATTTTCGATAGATTACTCATCACTTATCAGTGCAGATCTTTTTATTGCCTTACTGGAGCACATGATACAAAACAGAATACCCGCCTATTATGGCTAATAAGTAGCGAAGAATTACTCTTGATGAATACGCATAGCGGTTGGCGGTAAACCAATCTGTAAGACAGTAGGTTGATAATCATTTTTCCCTTCAATCTTAATAGCCACTGTCCGGGCCAATAAAAAGCCCAACCCCGCCCCTAAAATAGCACCAAGCGCCGTAAAAGCATCAGTGAAAAATAAAGCTTGAAACAAAGTGCCCCCCATTATTAAACCGACTAATGGGGTCAAATAAACCAAAGCAGCAGAACGCAATAAGCTGCCTTCACTGATACCAACCTCAACTTTTTGCCCAGGCTCGAGTGGTTGTGAAATCGCTATTTTTAATTGATGCTCAGATTCTGGCCCCAATTCATTCAATAAATGACTACCACACCCTGAACGTGCATTACAACTCCCACACCCCGAATGTGGTTCGCAACGTAAAAGTGCCACCCCATTCTTCCATGAGATAACTGTTGCCCATTCTTTCATCATTTAGCCGACTCCAGAACCACACTATCGGCAATACGTTTTGCCGTTGATGGAGGTAACTCACCCACTACGGTGATTTCTACATTATTACGAGTTTCAGTATGGACAGTACGTCGCCCTTGGCGCAGTGACTGTTCGGAAGGCGCATCTTTACCCGCAGGGTTCACATTCACAGAAAAACTAAACAGACCATCGGAATAGAGTCGTGATTCAGTGGGTGTATCCATATTAGGCAATGTGCGGCGACTATGGGAAACCTCTGTCACCCCCTCCGGCAACCAACGCGGAGCCCAGGTAAAATCCACCTTGGTTTTTGCTGGTAAAGCAAGCAATGGCGGTAAGGACAGTTTTAATACTCCCCGCAGAATTTCCTGAATAGGCTCGCCAACAGCAAAAGAAATCACCCGAAACTGCTCAAGTGTTTCACCATCGCGATCTAACAAGTCTACCCGCATAGGAAGTTTTGTTGTCTCATCCATCCAAATAATATAACTGTATCTCGTACTGTCACGGGCAACCACCCTGATAACCTGGCATGGTCTATCAGCGACACGCGCACGGCCGAGTGCAATATAGTTATAATGCTTTGATAATTTTTCAAAATCGGGGAATACAACAGAAGGCAAAGCATCAATAATATGCTCACCACTCAACGTGAAAGAGTCAAATCCTGGCTCGAAATAACTTATTTCATCACCACGTTGTATGATCTCAGTACGCGGTCCATCCATACGCAGCAATTGTGCTAACGTTTTTTTATCTAGAATGGCATGACGATAGCGAAGAGAATCAATCCCTTGCTTGTTAACGTTTATGTACGATAGCTCATAATTGAGCGATTGGCTGGCAGCGCTCATGTCCTGCAACATTGCTATCGGCGTGGTATCCGCCGAAGCAATTGTTGGCATGAACAGGCTGCCCGCCATTAAACAGACGGAAAACCAAAGTTGCTTCATTACTGCTGCTGCATTCCTAAGGACTGAGTTCCAGGGACCTGAATAGCGGCTTGTGTTGATGCTGAAGGCACCTGCGACAACTCAGTTTGTGGCAAACGGCGCTGTAATTCAAAATCTTGCAACTGCGTCATCATATTCACACGACGACGTTGCTCTTGAACCTGATGCTGTTGACTCGTCCCGAAAGAACCATCAGCAGGCACACCAAAACTGACAGGCGAAGCTTTACCCATCATCGGTAACGTATTAAAAGCAGGAGCTTCTGGCTGTAAATTACCAGATGCGGGTTGGTTATATTGCTGAACGCCTACAATGACGGCGAGAGAAACACACGCAGCAACCCCAACTTGGGTAATCTGGCTGGCCCATGGGCGAACTTTTTGCCAGAAAGGCATTTTCTGCCAAACATGTGGTTGTGGCTGAGATTCAGGCACAGCAATAGGAACAAAACGAGCTGGCTCATTTTTGAGCGCCTCTGCGACACGACTGGCGATATCCAGATGCAAGACTTCACCAACGTCCCCCCGCAGGGTATCACGGATTAAATGATAGCTCTGCCAGCTTTGCTGTAATGCTTTATCTTTCGATAAAGAACCCATCAGCTCACTATCAAGAGT
It encodes the following:
- the rseC gene encoding SoxR-reducing system protein RseC; translation: MMKEWATVISWKNGVALLRCEPHSGCGSCNARSGCGSHLLNELGPESEHQLKIAISQPLEPGQKVEVGISEGSLLRSAALVYLTPLVGLIMGGTLFQALFFTDAFTALGAILGAGLGFLLARTVAIKIEGKNDYQPTVLQIGLPPTAMRIHQE
- the rseB gene encoding sigma-E factor regulatory protein RseB, whose amino-acid sequence is MKQLWFSVCLMAGSLFMPTIASADTTPIAMLQDMSAASQSLNYELSYINVNKQGIDSLRYRHAILDKKTLAQLLRMDGPRTEIIQRGDEISYFEPGFDSFTLSGEHIIDALPSVVFPDFEKLSKHYNYIALGRARVADRPCQVIRVVARDSTRYSYIIWMDETTKLPMRVDLLDRDGETLEQFRVISFAVGEPIQEILRGVLKLSLPPLLALPAKTKVDFTWAPRWLPEGVTEVSHSRRTLPNMDTPTESRLYSDGLFSFSVNVNPAGKDAPSEQSLRQGRRTVHTETRNNVEITVVGELPPSTAKRIADSVVLESAK
- the lepA gene encoding translation elongation factor 4, with the protein product MKHIRNFSIIAHIDHGKSTLSDRIIQICGGLSEREMAAQVLDSMDLERERGITIKAQSVTLDYHAKDGQTYQLNFIDTPGHVDFSYEVSRSLAACEGALLVVDAGQGVEAQTLANCYTAMEMNLEVVPVLNKIDLPAADPERVAEEIEDIVGIDATDAVRCSAKTGVGVPDILERLVRDIPPPQGDPDGPLQALIIDSWFDNYLGVVSLIRIKNGSLRKGDKVKVMSTGQSYNADRLGIFTPKRVDRDVLNCGEVGWLVCAIKDILGAPVGDTLTLARNPAEKSLPGFKKVKPQVYAGLFPISSDDYEAFRDALGKLSLNDASLFYEPESSTALGFGFRCGFLGLLHMEIIQERLEREYDLELITTAPTVVYEVITTAQETVYVDSPSKLPALNNIEELREPIAECHMLLPQEYLGNVITLCIEKRGMQTNMVYHGNQVALTYEIPMAEVVLDFFDRLKSTSRGYASLDYNFKRFQTSDMVRVDVLINNERVDALALITHRDNAQYRGRDLVEKMKELIPRQQFDIAIQAAIGNHIIARSTVKQLRKNVLAKCYGGDVSRKKKLLQKQKDGKKRMKQVGNVELPQEAFLAILHVGKDSK
- the rseA gene encoding anti-sigma-E factor RseA, giving the protein MQKEKLSALMDGETLDSELMGSLSKDKALQQSWQSYHLIRDTLRGDVGEVLHLDIASRVAEALKNEPARFVPIAVPESQPQPHVWQKMPFWQKVRPWASQITQVGVAACVSLAVIVGVQQYNQPASGNLQPEAPAFNTLPMMGKASPVSFGVPADGSFGTSQQHQVQEQRRRVNMMTQLQDFELQRRLPQTELSQVPSASTQAAIQVPGTQSLGMQQQ